One Carboxydothermus pertinax genomic window carries:
- a CDS encoding PFL family protein — translation MFNFGEILETLKMIQEENLDIRTITLGVSLLDCVDGSLEKTCENIKRKIKAKGQHLVETAKKLEVKYGIPIVNARVSVTPISLLAGSFDEEGTLKIGYALEEVAEEIGVNFIGGFSALVHKGFTKGDLNVFKTIPRVLSETERVCASINVATTKAGINMDGINYAAKIIKETAELTREKDGLGCAKIVVFANAPEDNPFMAGAFHGIGEAEYVVNVGVSGPGVVKRVVEKMPQADLEELANEVKKTSFKITRVGELIGKEAAKLLDVKFGIVDLSLAPTPAMGDSVAEIIEAMGLEYCGAPGTTAALMMLTDAVKKGGAMASSMVGGLSGAFIPVSEDMGMVRAVEVGALNLEKLEAMTAVCSVGLDMIAIPGDTPETTIAGIIADEISIGVINGKTTAVRIIPVPGKKAGEYVEFGGLLGRTVIMEVSCFGSQKFVLRGGRIPAPIQSLRN, via the coding sequence ATGTTTAACTTTGGTGAAATATTAGAAACGCTAAAGATGATTCAGGAGGAGAATCTTGATATCCGGACAATTACCCTGGGAGTGAGCCTTCTTGATTGTGTTGACGGTAGTTTAGAAAAAACTTGTGAAAATATTAAGCGGAAAATTAAAGCAAAAGGACAACATTTAGTGGAAACAGCAAAAAAATTAGAGGTAAAGTATGGCATTCCAATAGTTAATGCTCGAGTTTCAGTAACTCCAATTTCTCTCTTGGCAGGGAGCTTTGATGAAGAGGGGACTCTTAAAATTGGTTATGCGTTAGAAGAAGTGGCGGAAGAAATAGGGGTTAATTTTATCGGAGGCTTTTCTGCTCTTGTCCATAAGGGCTTTACCAAAGGGGATTTAAATGTCTTTAAAACTATTCCCCGGGTGCTTTCGGAAACTGAACGGGTTTGTGCTTCAATTAACGTGGCAACTACAAAAGCCGGTATTAATATGGATGGAATAAACTATGCAGCCAAGATAATCAAGGAAACGGCGGAGTTAACTCGAGAAAAAGATGGCTTGGGATGTGCTAAAATTGTTGTTTTTGCCAATGCTCCTGAGGATAATCCCTTTATGGCGGGAGCATTTCATGGAATTGGGGAAGCGGAATATGTAGTTAACGTTGGAGTAAGTGGCCCTGGTGTTGTAAAAAGGGTTGTAGAAAAAATGCCGCAAGCGGATTTAGAAGAATTGGCTAACGAAGTCAAAAAAACCTCTTTTAAAATCACCAGGGTTGGGGAATTAATTGGCAAAGAAGCAGCTAAATTGTTAGATGTAAAATTTGGAATAGTGGATTTGTCCCTGGCGCCTACTCCGGCAATGGGAGATAGTGTTGCAGAAATTATTGAAGCAATGGGCTTGGAATATTGTGGGGCTCCAGGAACTACTGCTGCTTTAATGATGTTAACCGACGCGGTGAAAAAAGGTGGAGCAATGGCTTCGTCTATGGTTGGAGGTTTATCAGGCGCATTTATACCGGTAAGCGAAGATATGGGCATGGTACGGGCCGTAGAAGTGGGGGCTTTAAACCTGGAAAAATTAGAAGCAATGACTGCAGTATGCTCGGTTGGTCTTGATATGATAGCAATTCCCGGGGATACACCCGAAACTACCATTGCCGGGATAATTGCCGATGAAATAAGTATTGGGGTAATTAATGGTAAGACTACAGCGGTGCGGATTATCCCGGTTCCTGGTAAAAAAGCTGGGGAATACGTAGAGTTTGGTGGCTTGCTTGGGCGTACGGTTATTATGGAGGTAAGTTGTTTTGGAAGTCAAAAGTTTGTCTTACGGGGTGGGCGTATTCCGGCACCAATCCAAAGTTTAAGAAATTGA
- a CDS encoding ACT domain-containing protein: MQEKALITVIGEDRVGIIARIATLLAQADVNILDISQTITGGLFTMIMMVDITNCKIEFEELKKLLKEVGQELKLNIEIQHENIFRAMHRL; this comes from the coding sequence TTGCAGGAAAAAGCTTTAATAACCGTTATTGGGGAAGATCGGGTGGGCATTATTGCCAGGATTGCTACTCTTTTAGCACAGGCCGATGTTAACATTTTGGATATCAGCCAGACCATTACCGGAGGGCTATTTACAATGATCATGATGGTTGATATAACCAATTGTAAAATTGAGTTTGAAGAATTAAAAAAATTGCTAAAGGAAGTTGGGCAGGAGCTCAAATTAAACATAGAAATACAACATGAAAATATTTTCCGGGCAATGCATCGTTTGTAG
- the secF gene encoding protein translocase subunit SecF, protein MFHIIKNRKYWYIISLLIIIPGIISLFLQGLNWGIDFTGGTILEVKFAKDVQSQDIRSIITQKGIKVSSIQQTSEGNYLIRTEELDTAKRDLLVKALENNLGKMDVLREDRIGGIVSRELLQKALLALLISSVLMLIYITFRFEFYFGVAAIIALLHDVFVTIGIFSIFQWEVDSSFVAAILTIIGYSINDTIVIFDRIRENLKYREKGEALEDLINKSLWQTMTRSINTVMTVIFVLVALLLFGGSSIKVFVTAMLIGVTSGAYSSIFNASPVWFDLKRMSSKGDNAKKQ, encoded by the coding sequence ATGTTTCACATTATTAAAAATAGGAAGTACTGGTATATTATTTCGCTTTTAATTATTATCCCGGGAATAATTTCTTTGTTTCTTCAAGGACTTAACTGGGGCATTGACTTTACCGGTGGTACAATATTAGAAGTTAAGTTTGCCAAAGATGTTCAATCTCAGGATATTAGGAGTATCATAACCCAAAAGGGAATAAAAGTAAGTTCCATTCAACAAACCAGTGAAGGAAATTATCTTATTAGAACTGAGGAATTAGATACTGCCAAACGGGACTTACTGGTTAAGGCCCTAGAAAATAATCTGGGTAAAATGGATGTTTTGCGGGAAGATAGGATAGGTGGCATTGTAAGTAGGGAACTTTTACAAAAAGCTTTGCTGGCTCTTTTGATTTCTTCAGTTTTAATGCTTATATATATTACCTTTCGCTTTGAGTTTTATTTTGGTGTTGCGGCCATTATTGCTCTTTTACACGACGTTTTTGTCACAATTGGGATTTTCTCTATTTTTCAATGGGAAGTTGACAGCAGCTTTGTGGCGGCAATCTTAACCATTATTGGTTATTCAATTAATGATACTATAGTGATTTTTGACCGTATCCGGGAAAACCTTAAGTATCGGGAAAAAGGCGAAGCTCTAGAAGACTTAATTAACAAAAGCTTGTGGCAAACAATGACGCGTTCAATCAATACGGTGATGACGGTAATTTTTGTTTTAGTTGCGTTATTATTGTTTGGAGGCTCCAGCATAAAAGTATTTGTTACGGCAATGTTAATTGGGGTAACCAGTGGAGCTTATTCCTCGATTTTTAATGCAAGTCCGGTCTGGTTTGATTTAAAGAGGATGAGTTCTAAAGGGGATAATGCAAAAAAGCAATAA
- the secD gene encoding protein translocase subunit SecD codes for MRLGKFTIFSGVLIFILILGWYMFLGFGPVKPLVKYTTLGLDLQGGVHVVFQAKELPGSPVNDKTMQSTISIIETRVNELGISEPIIQKQGKDRIIVEIAGYKNPEEAVRTLIKPAVLEFKSPEGELVVSGKDLKDAIESKDPNTGLAEVDLTFNADGTKKFGDFTSKNVGRNLGIYLDGKLLQNPVIQEPITNGKARITGYKDLNEAHRIAVLLRSGALPLKLEILEKKVVGPTLGADSLRRSVKASIIGVIAIFLFMILYYRFPGFIADFSLILYATIVLGVMIALKATLTLPGIAGFVLSMGMAVDANILIFERLKEELRMGKTLRSAIDSGFKRAFLTVFDSNATTLIAAVILYFLGTGPVRGFAVTLSIGILASFFTAITFTRWLLFLAADSKVVKNPKLYGA; via the coding sequence GTGAGATTAGGGAAATTTACCATCTTTAGTGGAGTACTTATTTTCATCTTAATTCTTGGCTGGTACATGTTTTTAGGCTTTGGACCGGTTAAGCCCTTAGTAAAATACACCACTTTGGGGCTTGATTTACAGGGTGGTGTTCACGTTGTCTTTCAGGCGAAAGAACTTCCAGGAAGTCCGGTAAATGATAAAACGATGCAAAGCACTATCTCGATCATCGAAACCAGGGTTAATGAACTGGGTATTTCAGAACCTATAATTCAAAAACAAGGGAAAGACCGTATTATTGTGGAAATTGCTGGCTATAAAAACCCCGAAGAAGCGGTTAGAACTTTAATTAAACCGGCGGTTTTGGAATTTAAATCCCCGGAAGGTGAGCTGGTAGTATCCGGCAAAGATCTTAAAGATGCTATTGAATCGAAGGATCCCAATACTGGACTTGCTGAAGTTGACTTGACCTTTAATGCCGATGGAACTAAAAAATTTGGTGATTTTACCAGTAAAAATGTTGGTAGAAACTTAGGGATTTATCTTGATGGTAAGCTCTTACAAAATCCTGTTATTCAGGAGCCAATTACTAACGGTAAAGCAAGAATTACTGGGTATAAAGATCTCAATGAAGCCCACAGGATTGCGGTGTTATTACGTTCTGGAGCTTTGCCCTTAAAACTTGAAATTTTGGAAAAGAAAGTGGTAGGGCCAACTCTTGGGGCTGATTCCTTAAGGCGTTCGGTGAAAGCTAGTATAATTGGGGTAATAGCTATCTTTCTTTTTATGATTTTGTATTATCGTTTTCCCGGTTTTATTGCCGACTTTTCCTTAATATTATATGCAACAATCGTTTTAGGGGTAATGATAGCCCTTAAAGCAACTTTAACCTTACCGGGTATCGCTGGCTTTGTTTTATCCATGGGTATGGCCGTTGATGCTAATATTTTAATATTTGAAAGGTTAAAAGAAGAACTGAGAATGGGTAAAACTTTAAGGTCAGCCATTGATTCCGGTTTTAAAAGAGCTTTTTTAACAGTCTTTGACTCTAATGCTACCACCCTTATTGCCGCCGTTATTCTTTACTTTTTGGGGACAGGACCTGTTCGGGGCTTTGCGGTGACTCTTAGTATCGGTATTCTGGCCAGCTTTTTTACTGCTATTACCTTCACTCGTTGGCTCTTGTTCTTAGCAGCTGATTCTAAAGTAGTGAAAAATCCCAAGCTTTACGGGGCATAA
- a CDS encoding HD domain-containing protein — MLTLDRVKKDPMVEAFIKKSNEHLGTLGFTEHGFRHLGLVSSIAKNILDRLGYPEREGELAAIAGYLHDIGNAINRQEHGLTGALLASQILERLGMDYEEIAVVISAIGNHEEQYGQPVNNVAAALILADKSDVHRSRVRNPDPATYDIHDRVNSAVEHSFVWVNEQKRTITLELVINTNICPVMEYFEIFLTRMILCRKAAEFLKCQFELVINGTRLL; from the coding sequence GTGCTGACCTTGGATAGGGTGAAAAAGGATCCAATGGTAGAAGCCTTTATCAAGAAAAGCAATGAGCATCTAGGGACTCTGGGTTTTACTGAACATGGCTTTAGGCATTTAGGTCTTGTCTCCTCCATAGCTAAAAATATATTGGACCGCCTTGGTTATCCTGAGCGGGAAGGAGAACTGGCGGCTATAGCTGGATACCTTCACGATATCGGAAATGCTATTAATCGCCAGGAACACGGATTAACTGGAGCTTTGCTTGCCTCGCAAATTTTAGAGCGGCTTGGCATGGATTATGAGGAAATAGCAGTAGTTATTTCAGCAATTGGCAATCACGAAGAACAATATGGCCAACCCGTAAATAACGTGGCGGCTGCCCTAATTTTAGCTGATAAGTCGGATGTTCACCGCTCTAGAGTTAGAAACCCCGATCCTGCTACTTATGATATTCATGACCGGGTAAACTCGGCGGTTGAGCATTCTTTTGTTTGGGTGAATGAACAAAAGCGGACAATTACGTTAGAATTGGTAATTAATACAAATATATGTCCGGTTATGGAGTATTTTGAGATATTTTTAACCCGGATGATCTTATGCCGCAAGGCGGCGGAATTTTTAAAGTGTCAGTTTGAATTGGTGATAAATGGCACAAGATTGCTTTAA
- the yajC gene encoding preprotein translocase subunit YajC has product MTSKIFTPQVVTIIYLVVFFLIVYFLMIRPQNQRQKQHQEFLKALKVDDKVITVGGLIGDVMKIKDKTVILRLSDNVKVEVLKSALTGPYKE; this is encoded by the coding sequence ATGACCAGTAAAATTTTCACACCACAAGTTGTAACAATTATTTATCTTGTAGTCTTTTTTTTAATTGTTTATTTTTTAATGATTCGGCCACAAAATCAAAGGCAAAAACAGCATCAGGAGTTTTTAAAGGCCCTAAAAGTGGATGATAAGGTGATAACTGTTGGAGGTTTAATTGGTGACGTAATGAAGATTAAAGATAAAACTGTAATTCTTCGTCTTTCCGATAATGTTAAAGTGGAAGTATTAAAGTCAGCGCTTACTGGACCTTATAAAGAATAA
- the tgt gene encoding tRNA guanosine(34) transglycosylase Tgt, giving the protein MFSFKVLKKDPKTRARLGLLKTFHNAVETPVFMPVGTLATVKTMSPEELKELGAEIILSNTYHLYLRPGEQLIAKAGGLHKFMNWDRAILTDSGGFQVFSLGPLRTITEEGVTFKSHIDGSTHFMSPEKAVKIQEALGSDIAMVFDECAPYPADYSYAREAMLRTHRWAKRCKEVHQREDQVQFGIIQGSTYADLRVESAKYLTELDFPGYAIGGLSVGEPKPLMYEMLEVLEPHLPADKPRYLMGVGSPDALIEGVIRGIDMFDCVLPTRIARNGTVFTKYGKLVVRNAIFKEDFRPIEEDCQCYTCRNYSRAYIRHLLHNDEVLGIRLTTIHNLHFLINLMREIKKAIREDRLLSFAWEFLQNYEQGKE; this is encoded by the coding sequence ATGTTTTCTTTTAAGGTTCTTAAAAAAGACCCCAAGACCCGGGCGCGGCTTGGGCTATTAAAAACTTTTCACAATGCCGTGGAAACTCCGGTTTTTATGCCTGTTGGTACTTTAGCTACCGTTAAAACCATGAGCCCGGAGGAGTTAAAAGAATTAGGTGCAGAAATTATCCTATCCAATACCTATCATTTATATTTAAGGCCGGGAGAACAATTAATCGCTAAAGCCGGCGGTTTACATAAATTTATGAATTGGGACCGGGCAATTTTAACAGATTCGGGAGGATTTCAAGTTTTTAGTCTAGGACCTTTACGGACCATTACCGAAGAAGGGGTTACATTTAAATCCCATATCGATGGCAGTACCCATTTTATGAGTCCCGAAAAGGCTGTAAAAATTCAAGAAGCCCTGGGTTCGGATATAGCTATGGTTTTTGATGAGTGTGCCCCTTATCCTGCTGATTATAGTTACGCCAGAGAAGCTATGCTTCGTACCCACCGCTGGGCAAAAAGGTGTAAGGAAGTTCACCAAAGAGAAGATCAAGTCCAGTTTGGTATTATTCAAGGAAGTACTTATGCCGATTTAAGGGTGGAAAGCGCTAAGTATTTAACCGAACTTGATTTTCCGGGTTATGCTATTGGGGGGTTAAGCGTTGGAGAGCCTAAACCCTTGATGTATGAAATGTTAGAAGTGCTAGAACCTCACTTGCCTGCGGATAAACCCCGCTACTTAATGGGGGTGGGCTCACCGGATGCTTTAATTGAAGGGGTAATCCGGGGGATAGATATGTTTGATTGTGTCTTACCTACCCGCATTGCGCGGAATGGGACGGTATTTACCAAATATGGTAAGCTTGTGGTACGAAATGCCATTTTCAAGGAAGATTTTCGTCCTATTGAGGAAGATTGTCAGTGCTATACCTGTCGAAACTATAGCCGGGCTTATATTCGCCATCTTTTACATAACGATGAAGTGCTGGGAATTCGACTTACTACCATTCACAATTTACACTTTTTAATAAATCTTATGCGGGAAATTAAAAAAGCAATTCGGGAAGATAGATTACTATCCTTTGCCTGGGAATTTTTACAGAACTATGAGCAGGGAAAAGAATAA
- the queA gene encoding tRNA preQ1(34) S-adenosylmethionine ribosyltransferase-isomerase QueA — protein MELKDFDYYLPEELIAQTPLAQRDESRLMVLRRQTGEIEHDVFKNIKRYLRPGDLLVLNKTRVIPARLFGVREQGGEVEILLIKRLGITEWEVLVRPGRRARVGTRLIFAPNILEGEIIAQTEVGRIIKFSFQGVFEDVLNKLGETPLPPYIKEKLSDPERYQTVYAKEPGSAAAPTAGLHFTKELMADLKDHGVEITEVLLHVGLGTFKPVKTENILEHKMHEEYYEVEQEAANKINKAKDEGRRIIAVGTTVVRVLESVAKDGQVIPSKGYTDIFIYPGFQFQIIDGLITNFHLPKSTLIMLVSAFAGREKVLKAYETAVNLRYRFFSFGDAMLIL, from the coding sequence ATGGAGCTAAAAGATTTTGATTACTATTTACCTGAAGAATTGATCGCGCAAACTCCTTTAGCCCAGAGAGATGAATCAAGGCTTATGGTTTTACGGCGCCAGACTGGTGAAATTGAACATGATGTTTTTAAAAATATAAAAAGATATTTGCGACCCGGCGATCTTTTAGTTTTAAATAAAACGAGAGTTATTCCTGCCCGGCTTTTTGGGGTACGAGAACAGGGAGGAGAAGTGGAAATCCTTTTAATTAAAAGGCTTGGCATCACCGAGTGGGAGGTCCTGGTGAGACCCGGAAGGCGTGCCCGGGTTGGCACCAGGCTTATTTTTGCACCAAATATTTTAGAAGGAGAAATTATTGCCCAGACGGAAGTGGGGCGGATTATTAAATTTAGTTTTCAGGGAGTTTTTGAAGATGTTCTAAATAAGCTGGGAGAAACTCCCCTTCCTCCGTACATTAAAGAAAAGTTATCAGATCCGGAAAGATACCAGACCGTTTATGCTAAAGAACCGGGTTCAGCTGCTGCTCCTACGGCGGGCTTACATTTCACCAAAGAATTAATGGCTGATTTAAAAGATCATGGGGTGGAAATTACCGAGGTTTTGCTGCATGTTGGGCTGGGGACTTTTAAGCCGGTGAAGACGGAAAATATTTTAGAACACAAAATGCACGAAGAGTATTATGAAGTGGAGCAAGAAGCGGCTAATAAAATAAATAAAGCTAAAGACGAGGGGAGACGAATAATTGCAGTGGGAACTACCGTGGTGCGGGTTCTCGAAAGTGTGGCCAAGGATGGACAAGTTATTCCCTCCAAAGGCTATACCGATATTTTTATTTATCCCGGCTTTCAATTTCAGATAATTGATGGTTTAATTACCAACTTTCATTTACCCAAGTCAACTTTAATTATGCTTGTTTCTGCTTTTGCCGGTCGGGAAAAGGTGCTAAAAGCCTACGAAACTGCGGTAAATTTACGTTATCGCTTTTTTAGCTTTGGTGACGCAATGTTGATACTCTAA
- a CDS encoding SpoIID/LytB domain-containing protein, with protein sequence MLSPLPGNLSLAGEPIKVRVLLKDLPKTESQKVKLTGNYLLYDGNTLVNNVAALINQDPDQTILTIKLKTVDIPASLTEYWIELYKNNDPNPFFVTKNTVILQAYSDSTGNFNLTPERSYPQRLERYRGDLILIPKPTGIRLINRLSLEKYLYGVVPNEVSAYWPTEAIKAQILAARTYAYSHRNPNSEFDLYSDQRSQVYEGLSSEFTSVNALVDQTAGEIITYNGGAISALFHSSNGGYIESNATIYGTSEYPYLKAKKDIYDDEAADLLKARGSSSYNVIRWTKEYTALELQQQLEKNGYGVGAIKEVKVTKAAATGRAMEVTVIGEKGSKILKYDGTIRKALGLNSSRFTVKVSDKKDETKFIPLNSSEQATVYAITGDGEKREVDKQDLNVIGADGIAMENGGAGYTIVEEIPQKYTFIGQGWGHGLGMSQWGAWAMAQKTSKHDPFDYKDIIKYYYTGVEITKKY encoded by the coding sequence ATGCTAAGTCCACTCCCAGGGAATCTAAGCTTAGCGGGGGAACCGATAAAAGTAAGGGTGCTACTAAAAGATTTACCCAAGACCGAGAGCCAAAAAGTAAAGTTAACCGGTAATTACTTACTTTACGATGGTAATACTTTAGTAAATAATGTAGCAGCATTAATAAATCAAGATCCCGACCAAACTATTTTAACGATAAAGTTAAAAACGGTAGATATACCGGCAAGTCTTACCGAATACTGGATTGAGTTATATAAAAATAATGACCCCAATCCCTTTTTTGTTACCAAAAACACGGTAATTTTGCAGGCGTATAGTGATAGTACGGGAAATTTCAATTTAACGCCTGAGCGGTCCTACCCGCAACGTTTAGAACGCTATCGAGGGGATTTAATTCTTATTCCTAAACCTACAGGAATACGTCTTATAAATAGACTATCACTGGAAAAATATTTGTATGGAGTAGTTCCTAATGAAGTGTCTGCTTACTGGCCTACGGAGGCTATAAAAGCCCAAATCCTGGCTGCTAGAACTTATGCTTACAGTCACCGAAATCCTAATTCGGAGTTTGACTTATATTCCGACCAACGGAGTCAAGTATATGAAGGCTTAAGTAGTGAGTTTACATCGGTAAATGCTTTAGTTGACCAAACTGCCGGAGAAATAATAACTTATAATGGTGGAGCAATCTCGGCCCTTTTTCATTCCAGTAATGGAGGATATATTGAATCAAACGCAACGATTTATGGTACTTCTGAATATCCTTATCTAAAAGCTAAGAAAGATATATACGACGATGAAGCCGCTGACCTCTTAAAAGCTAGAGGTTCTAGTAGCTATAATGTTATCCGGTGGACTAAAGAGTATACAGCTTTGGAATTGCAACAGCAATTAGAAAAAAATGGATATGGTGTTGGGGCGATAAAAGAAGTAAAGGTTACAAAAGCTGCCGCTACAGGACGGGCTATGGAAGTAACTGTAATAGGAGAAAAGGGCAGTAAAATATTAAAATATGACGGAACCATTAGAAAAGCTTTGGGTTTAAATAGCTCCCGGTTTACGGTAAAAGTTTCTGATAAAAAGGATGAAACCAAGTTTATCCCTTTGAATTCCAGTGAGCAAGCAACGGTTTATGCAATTACTGGCGATGGCGAGAAAAGGGAAGTGGACAAACAGGATTTAAACGTTATTGGTGCCGATGGAATTGCCATGGAAAATGGAGGAGCTGGTTATACTATAGTTGAAGAAATTCCTCAAAAATATACCTTTATTGGTCAGGGATGGGGCCATGGGTTGGGTATGTCCCAGTGGGGAGCCTGGGCTATGGCGCAAAAAACCTCTAAACATGATCCCTTTGACTATAAGGATATAATAAAATATTATTATACTGGAGTAGAAATTACCAAGAAGTATTAG
- a CDS encoding anti-sigma factor domain-containing protein, whose product MGRGVVIEKISKNKYLVLTEGKFCQLKLKGDFNVGDKVIIPAKFSGTLWVKIAALAAALLLFFTPVYLTYAKEREVVAYLTIGGKDGVKIGVNRKEKVVKVLPLNPKNNKYILELKGQTVEKAIEKVSSELGGDVRFEILPGKKFNTKKYQNFLQKNKIDKQSKQNTPKEKGTPPKEKEDKQKNAGSNSFKESVKNVKINNKIMKNQGSEPSGGRSEKSAEKNNSSIGRIFNFNAKSTPRESKLSGGTDKSKGATKRFTQDREPKSKVNR is encoded by the coding sequence ATGGGCCGGGGTGTTGTGATAGAAAAAATTAGTAAAAATAAATACTTGGTCTTAACTGAGGGTAAATTCTGCCAATTAAAGTTAAAGGGTGATTTCAATGTCGGGGATAAGGTAATAATCCCTGCTAAATTTTCTGGAACCTTATGGGTGAAGATTGCAGCATTGGCTGCAGCCTTATTACTGTTTTTTACTCCGGTCTACCTCACTTACGCCAAAGAGCGAGAAGTGGTAGCTTATTTGACAATAGGAGGCAAAGATGGGGTAAAAATTGGCGTAAATAGAAAGGAGAAAGTCGTGAAAGTTTTACCCCTTAATCCCAAAAACAATAAATACATTTTAGAGCTAAAAGGCCAGACTGTGGAAAAAGCTATTGAAAAAGTTAGTTCCGAATTAGGTGGGGATGTAAGATTCGAAATTTTACCCGGGAAAAAGTTTAACACAAAAAAGTACCAAAATTTCCTTCAAAAAAATAAAATAGACAAACAATCAAAACAAAATACTCCAAAAGAAAAGGGAACACCTCCAAAAGAGAAGGAAGATAAACAAAAAAATGCAGGTTCAAATAGCTTTAAAGAAAGCGTAAAAAATGTTAAAATAAACAACAAAATAATGAAAAATCAAGGAAGTGAGCCAAGTGGGGGAAGGAGCGAAAAGAGTGCGGAAAAAAATAATAGTAGTATTGGTAGGATTTTTAATTTTAATGCTAAGTCCACTCCCAGGGAATCTAAGCTTAGCGGGGGAACCGATAAAAGTAAGGGTGCTACTAAAAGATTTACCCAAGACCGAGAGCCAAAAAGTAAAGTTAACCGGTAA
- the sigI gene encoding RNA polymerase sigma-I factor — protein sequence MQEFNADNRESYDALILQHEKLIFKIAARLTGRFITKSDDEYSIGLLALHEASQNYIKTKGADFESFAAKVVRRRLIDYYRQNNRLSQNYPLDENLLSSQDFFAEVDMRLEIEEYKKLLKKFNITFKDLVKISPKHKDSRQKIISLAQRISEDDEITQHLVKTGKLSLQIITTRYGVNIKTLEKYRKYLVAIVLMYWGKFTSLQAYLGQGGEE from the coding sequence ATGCAAGAATTTAATGCCGATAACAGGGAAAGTTACGATGCTTTAATTTTACAACATGAGAAGCTAATATTTAAAATTGCAGCAAGGCTTACCGGGAGATTTATTACTAAATCGGATGACGAGTACAGCATTGGTCTTTTGGCTTTACATGAAGCTAGCCAAAATTATATTAAAACAAAAGGTGCTGATTTTGAGAGTTTTGCTGCAAAAGTAGTACGGCGGAGGTTAATTGATTATTATCGCCAAAATAACCGCTTATCACAAAATTATCCATTAGATGAAAATTTACTTTCTTCTCAGGATTTCTTTGCTGAAGTAGATATGCGTCTGGAAATTGAAGAATATAAAAAGTTATTAAAAAAATTTAACATAACCTTTAAGGACCTTGTCAAAATCTCACCCAAACATAAAGACAGTCGTCAAAAGATAATTTCCTTGGCGCAAAGAATTTCCGAAGATGATGAAATTACTCAACATTTAGTAAAAACGGGAAAGCTATCTTTGCAAATTATTACTACTCGCTATGGGGTAAATATTAAAACTTTAGAAAAGTACCGGAAGTACCTGGTGGCTATCGTCTTAATGTATTGGGGAAAGTTTACGAGTTTACAAGCTTATCTTGGCCAGGGTGGTGAGGAGTAA
- a CDS encoding DUF2905 domain-containing protein: MGEIGKFLMLIGVILIITGFFFFVGEKLLPLGRLPGDILIRKGNFTFFFPLASSILLSILLTIILNLLFRR; this comes from the coding sequence ATGGGAGAAATTGGTAAATTTCTCATGTTAATCGGGGTAATTTTAATTATCACCGGTTTTTTCTTTTTTGTTGGGGAGAAACTTTTGCCCCTGGGGCGCTTACCGGGGGATATCTTAATTCGGAAAGGAAATTTTACGTTCTTTTTTCCGCTGGCTAGTTCTATTTTGCTGAGTATTTTATTAACAATAATTCTTAATCTTCTTTTCCGCCGTTAA
- a CDS encoding epoxyqueuosine reductase QueH: MDLLLHICCAPCSIYPIERLKERGYHITGYFYNPNIHPYQEFKRRRETLKQYAALIDLEVIYENEYPLVEFLTGSLNYPGFRCDYCYEIRLDKSFQKAKSLGIKNVSTTLLVSPYQKHDRIKEIGFNLASKYGLNFIYEDFRPGYRAAYQKAKELELYRQPYCGCIFSEKERYYKEGK; the protein is encoded by the coding sequence ATGGATCTTTTACTTCATATCTGCTGTGCCCCTTGTAGTATTTATCCCATAGAACGTTTAAAAGAACGGGGTTATCACATAACAGGATATTTCTATAATCCTAATATCCATCCTTATCAGGAGTTTAAAAGACGCCGCGAAACTTTAAAGCAATATGCTGCCCTTATAGATTTAGAAGTAATTTATGAAAACGAGTATCCTCTCGTTGAATTTCTCACGGGGAGTTTAAACTATCCAGGCTTTCGTTGTGACTACTGCTATGAAATCCGGCTTGATAAAAGTTTTCAAAAGGCAAAAAGTTTAGGTATTAAGAATGTGTCAACAACCCTGTTAGTAAGTCCTTATCAGAAACACGACCGTATCAAGGAAATTGGTTTTAACCTAGCCTCAAAATACGGACTTAACTTTATTTATGAAGATTTTCGGCCAGGATACCGTGCTGCATACCAAAAAGCAAAGGAACTGGAATTATATCGGCAACCTTATTGTGGTTGTATTTTTAGCGAAAAAGAAAGATACTACAAGGAAGGGAAGTAA